In a single window of the Halobacteriovoraceae bacterium genome:
- a CDS encoding ankyrin repeat domain-containing protein, which translates to MLEHLEIINQVYSLFKSGKTDELKILLFEHPEIYLDECNYALQFACQQVDLDFCYFLLSLGSSPNLDEKNISSPLIEAVKVRDKDIISLMLYSGGDPNLATKLNDTPYTIAKGLEDVDDEIFHYLELSEEEISQRVRGSYQDEEAINRVKGRINKDEHKETVSGEIEIDTSKTVVKGSKLKSDDIVRFLHQKDEFDRELAILKKEKLIAKKRNLQSLIHNSDQVANRIKKAIKDNQITGNSFLDDVDIGLGHVEHDPFDEDRTLKTEKSKNLSEYIYSQDTEIDSQENDHNPFEENNDINLKSKNKKKKNFLQADEKEDKGRTPFLLAVQNGNIEEVNSFLEDGVNLEVKDYDGMTALMIAIECNHIEIFNLLLPKYKNLNTKNKIGANPLIISVMNNRLEMMNILLARGAKRDSKIKGQTILMLASTLGYLDIVKELVYKHKFNIFTDKDFKGRTAVDYAKTTRQIAILQFFVDYSNQKKEAS; encoded by the coding sequence TTGCTAGAACATTTAGAAATAATAAATCAAGTTTACAGTTTATTTAAATCTGGAAAAACAGATGAATTGAAAATCTTACTTTTCGAACATCCTGAAATTTACTTGGATGAATGCAATTATGCTCTCCAATTTGCATGCCAACAAGTTGATTTAGATTTTTGTTATTTTTTACTTTCTCTTGGGTCTTCTCCAAACCTTGATGAAAAAAATATTTCTTCACCACTCATTGAGGCCGTAAAAGTAAGAGATAAAGACATCATCAGCCTGATGCTTTACAGTGGAGGAGATCCAAATCTGGCCACAAAATTAAATGACACTCCATATACTATTGCTAAGGGACTTGAAGACGTTGATGATGAAATATTTCATTATTTAGAGTTGTCAGAAGAAGAAATTTCCCAAAGAGTAAGAGGGTCTTACCAAGACGAAGAAGCAATCAATAGAGTTAAAGGAAGAATAAATAAGGATGAACATAAAGAAACTGTGAGTGGTGAGATCGAAATTGATACTTCTAAAACCGTAGTTAAAGGAAGTAAACTTAAGTCCGATGATATCGTAAGATTTCTCCATCAAAAAGATGAATTCGACAGAGAATTAGCAATACTTAAAAAAGAAAAACTCATTGCAAAAAAACGCAATTTACAAAGTTTGATTCATAATTCTGATCAAGTAGCTAATAGAATTAAGAAGGCCATTAAAGATAATCAAATTACTGGTAATAGTTTTTTAGATGACGTAGATATTGGTCTAGGGCATGTTGAACATGATCCATTTGATGAAGATAGAACATTAAAGACTGAGAAGTCTAAAAATCTTTCTGAATATATTTATTCACAAGATACTGAGATCGATTCTCAGGAAAATGATCATAATCCCTTTGAAGAAAATAACGATATCAATCTTAAAAGCAAAAACAAGAAAAAGAAAAACTTTCTTCAAGCAGATGAAAAAGAAGATAAGGGACGTACACCATTTTTGTTAGCTGTTCAGAATGGAAACATAGAGGAAGTAAATTCATTTTTAGAAGATGGAGTAAATCTTGAAGTGAAAGATTATGATGGAATGACTGCACTTATGATTGCCATTGAATGCAATCATATTGAAATTTTTAATCTCTTACTCCCAAAATACAAAAATCTGAATACTAAAAATAAAATTGGTGCTAATCCTTTGATTATTTCAGTCATGAATAATCGTTTAGAAATGATGAATATTCTACTAGCAAGAGGCGCTAAAAGAGATTCAAAAATTAAGGGTCAAACAATTCTCATGCTTGCTTCTACATTAGGATATTTAGATATAGTCAAAGAGCTCGTCTATAAACATAAATTCAATATTTTTACAGACAAAGACTTTAAAGGACGGACTGCTGTTGATTATGCAAAAACAACTCGGCAAATTGCCATATTACAATTCTTTGTAGATTATAGTAATCAAAAAAAGGAGGCCTCATAA